The window ATAGATTAATATTTTTAAATTATATTTTGTTTATATTATCCTCCTGTATTCCGCTCAGTGTGATCCCCGAAAGCAGTCATAATAATAAAATAATAGAAAATGTGCCATTTTTCCCACAGGATGCTTATAAATGTGGTCCCGCTTCACTTGCAGGTGTCTTAAATTACTATGGAGTTAATGAGTCACCTGATGATATTACTCGCGAAATATTTAGCAAAGGTGCGAAAGGGACTTTGACTATGGATATGTTCTTATATGCGGAGAATAAAGGTATGTATGTAAAACAATACATTGGAAATATCGAAGATATCAGAAAAAATATTGACTCTAATAATCCACTTATCGTTCTCGTTGATTATGGAATTTATTTTTATAAAAAAAATCACTTTATGGTTATCATTGGCTATAATGAAAGAGGTGTTATTGTAAATTCAGGTAGGAAAAAAGGGCAGTTCATATTCTACGATGATTTCTTAAAAATATGGGAAAAAACAAATTTCTGGACACTGCTGATAAAAAAATATAAGTATAAAATATAAAATATTTGTCAGAAAGTAAATGATATGGCTAAATTCCTGAATCAAAATAAATTACCTTTGGTGAGAATTTTAGTTTTATCTTGTGGTATTGTTTTCTCGATTCTAATATTGTCCTGTTCATTTCCAAGAATTATAGTACTTGACGATCCTTTGAGTCCTGAAGAACATCTGAATCTTGGTGTTACTTATGAAAGAAATGGAGAATTTGATCATGCCTTGAAAGAATATCATACTGCTTCAAAAAAACTACCTTTAGCATATTTATATATAGGGAATATCTACTTTCATAAGAATGAATACAAGGAAGCAGAAAAGTATTATATAAAGGCAATAACGAAAGATGTCAAAAATGCAGATTTATATAATAATCTTGCATGGCTTTATTACAAAAAAGGAGAAAATCTTGAAGAGGCAGAAGGACTTGCGTTAAAAGCTCTCAAGATGAATCCTGAAAAAAGTGATATCTATCAGGATACACTTGAGAAAATAAGGGAAAGAAAACAGAATAAAAAATAAGAATTATGTTAATCTTTCTTAAACAGGTGCGAAGGTGGATGTGCTATATGATCCCAGGGATGTGTGCAATGGACATATATATTCTTGGAAACGCATGCATATTATTAGGCATTGATCTATGGTGGTTCATGAAACCGAAGGGGAACTAAAATAAATCGTAAATGAAAAATTAAATGCGATCTAAAAGTTCAATCTGGAGAACAAATTTATGAGAAATAGGCGCTGGTATAAACGAATTGTTGTATCAGGGAATGCAATTTTGACATTTAAAAAAAGAGGCGAGATTAGGTCAGTTCATACACTGATAGCCAATATTTCTATGAGAGGAATAGGTTTGTATTCATATAGTTCTATAAAGGTTAATACAAAAGTATCGATTACGACTAATTTCATATCTTTTAGGGGTAGATTGAAAAAGGATTTTATTGAAGGAAGGGTTGTAAGCAACAAGAAGATAGGTTATACCCATTTTCTGGGTATAGAGTTTGATGAAGAAATAAGTGCTCAAAAACAGCCATCCTTATTCAAACGCCTGAAATCTCCTTTCATAAAAAGGTGACGTTACAAAAAATCCGGTTTAGACTTTCGAATCCAGCATAATTGTCACAGGCCCGTCATTGGTAAGATGAACTTGCATAAATTTTCCAAAAGCGCCTGTAGCAACTTTTAAGTTGTATTCTTTTAAACGTCTAATGAATTCGAGATATATTTTTTCTGCTTTTAATGGTTCTTCTGCTCTTTCAAATGAAGGCCGGTTGCCTTTTTTACAGTCAGCTGAAAGTGTAAACTGAGATACTACTAAAATCTCTCCATTTATATCCTGAACC is drawn from Nitrospirota bacterium and contains these coding sequences:
- a CDS encoding C39 family peptidase, whose product is MPFFPQDAYKCGPASLAGVLNYYGVNESPDDITREIFSKGAKGTLTMDMFLYAENKGMYVKQYIGNIEDIRKNIDSNNPLIVLVDYGIYFYKKNHFMVIIGYNERGVIVNSGRKKGQFIFYDDFLKIWEKTNFWTLLIKKYKYKI
- a CDS encoding PilZ domain-containing protein is translated as MRNRRWYKRIVVSGNAILTFKKRGEIRSVHTLIANISMRGIGLYSYSSIKVNTKVSITTNFISFRGRLKKDFIEGRVVSNKKIGYTHFLGIEFDEEISAQKQPSLFKRLKSPFIKR
- a CDS encoding tetratricopeptide repeat protein yields the protein MAKFLNQNKLPLVRILVLSCGIVFSILILSCSFPRIIVLDDPLSPEEHLNLGVTYERNGEFDHALKEYHTASKKLPLAYLYIGNIYFHKNEYKEAEKYYIKAITKDVKNADLYNNLAWLYYKKGENLEEAEGLALKALKMNPEKSDIYQDTLEKIRERKQNKK
- a CDS encoding D-tyrosyl-tRNA(Tyr) deacylase; the protein is MKALIQRVLNASVIVENNVISEIGKGMLIFFSVIKDDTEKDIDYIVRKVKNLRIFEDKERKLNFSVQDINGEILVVSQFTLSADCKKGNRPSFERAEEPLKAEKIYLEFIRRLKEYNLKVATGAFGKFMQVHLTNDGPVTIMLDSKV